Proteins found in one Amycolatopsis umgeniensis genomic segment:
- a CDS encoding NUDIX domain-containing protein: MATEPNGQELTRWKIHGERLVDDTRRDRVSIASVELPDGVKFEQWVFRIRPAAMMAVLDDQDRVLMLWRHRFIIDRWVWELPGGYVNPDEDPAVTAAREVEEETGWRPLDVEPLGLLQPIVGSADAENRLYVARRSEYIGEPADINEAERVAWIPLDTVRERILKGEIVGAASQVALLHILAFYR; encoded by the coding sequence GTGGCTACGGAACCCAACGGGCAAGAGCTGACGCGCTGGAAGATCCACGGCGAACGGCTTGTCGACGACACGCGCCGTGACCGCGTGAGCATCGCCTCGGTCGAGCTGCCCGACGGCGTGAAGTTCGAGCAGTGGGTGTTTCGCATCCGCCCGGCCGCGATGATGGCCGTTCTCGACGATCAAGACCGCGTGCTCATGCTGTGGCGGCACCGCTTCATCATCGACCGGTGGGTGTGGGAGCTGCCCGGCGGTTACGTCAATCCGGACGAAGATCCCGCGGTGACCGCCGCGCGCGAGGTCGAGGAAGAGACCGGCTGGCGCCCGCTCGACGTCGAGCCGCTCGGATTGCTGCAACCCATCGTCGGCAGCGCGGACGCCGAGAACCGGCTGTACGTGGCTCGACGGTCCGAGTACATCGGCGAGCCCGCGGATATCAACGAGGCCGAGCGGGTCGCTTGGATTCCCCTCGACACGGTCCGAGAACGGATCTTGAAGGGCGAGATTGTCGGTGCAGCATCGCAGGTCGCGCTACTGCACATCCTCGCCTTCTACCGCTGA
- a CDS encoding XRE family transcriptional regulator, whose amino-acid sequence MRRAARTCEACGARLARDRVSNHCGICTRRLVSHEAQPQPAAFWEADSIRTALKARHFGWLFAAYRQVRNPHVSQAALGMWVGLTQGQVSRLEADDARRPSDLDKLERWALALHVPRSLLWFSVSHTPEESAESAAAVSLDDVQRRQFFKTASVGVTAIGASLLGSPPVAASGSVKPRSTDAEIVRHMTETFRQLDNRFGGGHSRGTTTITSYLTSSVTPMLNDTSRTTAARAELSAAAAELHQVAGWSAYDVGNAADGQRHLREALKLSQDAGDDALEAEMLAAMSHHAAFTRSRDVAVDMALASRQTARRSGLVALQAEAAVLEAHGQALKGNTGACFAALGQAERAFERFVPGSGPAWLSYFDNAYLSAKFAHTFRDLGHPADAEQFARRSLGMSEGYERGRLFNTALLSSILADQGRVDEACAEAEKAVQMSKTVRSIRGGAYLADVGLRLAPYRADHRVRSVYVQMKAVGVPTPA is encoded by the coding sequence GTGCGGAGAGCAGCGCGAACCTGTGAGGCGTGCGGCGCACGGCTAGCTCGCGACCGCGTAAGCAACCACTGCGGCATCTGCACTCGTCGGCTGGTCTCGCACGAAGCGCAGCCACAACCCGCCGCGTTCTGGGAAGCGGACAGCATCCGCACAGCCCTCAAGGCGCGTCATTTCGGCTGGCTCTTTGCGGCCTACCGCCAAGTGCGCAACCCCCATGTCTCGCAAGCTGCGCTCGGCATGTGGGTCGGCCTCACGCAAGGGCAAGTAAGCCGTCTCGAGGCTGACGACGCTCGGCGTCCGAGCGACCTGGACAAGCTCGAGCGCTGGGCATTGGCTCTGCATGTGCCACGCTCGCTGCTCTGGTTCAGCGTTTCCCATACGCCCGAAGAATCGGCCGAATCGGCCGCCGCGGTTAGCCTCGATGACGTGCAACGGCGACAGTTCTTCAAGACCGCAAGCGTAGGCGTCACAGCGATTGGCGCGTCCCTGCTCGGCTCGCCCCCGGTGGCCGCGTCCGGATCGGTGAAGCCGAGAAGCACCGACGCCGAGATCGTCCGTCACATGACGGAGACGTTCCGCCAGCTCGACAACCGGTTCGGTGGCGGCCACAGCCGCGGAACGACCACGATCACCAGCTATTTGACCTCGAGCGTGACGCCGATGTTGAACGACACCAGCAGGACTACAGCCGCTCGAGCCGAATTGTCCGCCGCCGCGGCTGAGCTACACCAGGTCGCAGGATGGAGCGCCTACGACGTCGGCAACGCAGCGGACGGGCAACGGCATTTGCGCGAAGCGTTGAAGCTGTCGCAGGACGCCGGCGACGACGCGCTCGAGGCCGAGATGCTCGCCGCCATGTCGCACCACGCGGCGTTCACCCGATCCCGCGACGTCGCGGTCGACATGGCGCTCGCGTCCAGGCAAACGGCGAGGCGTTCCGGTCTGGTCGCGCTGCAAGCCGAGGCAGCCGTGTTGGAGGCGCACGGCCAGGCGCTCAAGGGCAACACCGGGGCGTGCTTCGCGGCGCTCGGTCAGGCTGAACGGGCTTTCGAGCGGTTCGTGCCGGGCTCCGGGCCTGCTTGGCTGAGTTACTTCGACAACGCCTACTTGTCGGCCAAGTTCGCTCATACCTTCCGCGACCTCGGCCACCCTGCGGACGCCGAGCAGTTCGCCCGTCGGTCGCTCGGCATGAGCGAAGGGTACGAACGAGGTCGGTTGTTCAACACTGCCCTTCTCTCGTCGATCCTCGCTGATCAAGGCCGTGTGGACGAGGCGTGCGCCGAGGCGGAGAAGGCGGTGCAGATGAGCAAGACCGTTCGGTCGATCAGGGGCGGCGCCTACCTCGCAGACGTCGGCCTGCGCCTTGCCCCCTACCGCGCCGACCACCGGGTGCGCTCGGTCTACGTACAGATGAAAGCCGTTGGCGTCCCTACGCCGGCGTAG
- a CDS encoding recombinase family protein — protein sequence MTLPDSLLDRLFALAKRDGQAAFMYARISMDRIGGGLGVGRQLNDLCDLYERLGLRLAGVYVDNDISAYSGKKRPDYLQMLDDVAQQRGTAVTAWHTDRLHRSPVELEHYITVCEPVGCMTYTVKAGHLDLSTPAGRMVARQLGAVARFESEHKADRIRAAMHQNAMNGQYNGGLRPFGFESDGETVRYEEAAEIISGTETVLAGGSVRGLVMDANRRDVLTSQGNKWDTPGYRDMLLRPRNAGLSVYRGDIVGKAVWAPIVPEDTWYALRALLTDPKRLTNAGNNRVKWLGTGLYICGVCEWPGMKIGRGARSDYRGYKCGSPHPKNGIRHVVRHAESLDNFVEKLLVARLSQPDAHDLLVASDRAQEIDTVAMHNEANVLRQRLDELSAMFAEGTITAAQLRTGTRKSRERLEAIERDIIVAAQVDPLAGVAGAPNVADVWFGTKPDRSDGLSIGRRRAILDTMVSVTVLKSPPGRHAKGLYFSPETVRTEWKERAAA from the coding sequence ATGACCTTGCCCGACTCGCTGCTTGACCGCCTGTTTGCCCTGGCGAAGCGCGATGGCCAAGCGGCTTTCATGTACGCGCGAATCTCCATGGACCGGATCGGTGGTGGCCTGGGTGTCGGGCGCCAGCTCAACGACCTATGCGACTTGTACGAGCGTCTTGGGCTGAGACTCGCCGGTGTCTACGTCGACAACGACATCTCGGCCTACTCGGGCAAGAAACGTCCGGACTATCTCCAGATGCTTGACGACGTCGCGCAGCAGCGCGGTACGGCCGTGACCGCTTGGCACACCGACCGGCTTCACCGATCCCCTGTCGAACTTGAGCACTACATCACGGTGTGCGAGCCGGTCGGCTGCATGACGTACACCGTCAAGGCGGGACACCTCGACCTGTCGACCCCTGCCGGGCGGATGGTGGCGCGCCAGCTTGGCGCCGTTGCCCGCTTCGAGAGCGAGCACAAGGCGGACCGCATCCGTGCGGCCATGCACCAAAACGCCATGAACGGCCAGTACAACGGCGGGTTGCGGCCGTTCGGCTTCGAGTCGGACGGTGAGACCGTCCGCTATGAGGAAGCGGCCGAGATCATCTCGGGCACCGAGACCGTACTCGCGGGCGGCAGCGTTCGCGGCCTTGTCATGGATGCGAACAGGCGGGACGTTCTGACTTCGCAAGGCAACAAATGGGACACCCCTGGATATCGGGACATGCTTCTACGACCCCGGAATGCCGGTCTGTCGGTCTATCGCGGTGACATCGTCGGTAAAGCCGTCTGGGCGCCCATCGTGCCCGAGGACACCTGGTACGCGCTCCGTGCGCTGCTTACGGACCCCAAGCGGCTCACCAACGCTGGCAACAACCGCGTGAAGTGGCTCGGCACCGGGCTTTACATCTGCGGCGTGTGTGAGTGGCCAGGAATGAAGATCGGACGTGGAGCGCGCTCCGACTACCGCGGGTACAAGTGCGGAAGCCCGCACCCGAAGAACGGGATTCGGCACGTCGTCCGGCACGCTGAGTCGCTCGACAACTTCGTCGAGAAGCTGCTCGTTGCTCGACTCTCACAGCCGGATGCACACGACCTACTCGTCGCGAGCGATCGAGCACAGGAGATCGATACGGTGGCAATGCACAACGAGGCGAACGTGCTGCGTCAGCGACTCGACGAGCTTTCGGCGATGTTCGCCGAGGGCACGATTACCGCGGCGCAATTGCGCACCGGCACGCGCAAGTCGCGCGAACGACTCGAGGCAATCGAGCGCGACATCATCGTCGCTGCGCAGGTGGACCCGCTCGCGGGGGTCGCGGGCGCACCGAACGTCGCGGATGTCTGGTTCGGCACCAAGCCGGACCGGTCCGACGGACTCAGCATCGGTCGGCGCCGAGCCATCCTCGACACGATGGTCTCCGTGACCGTGCTCAAGAGCCCGCCTGGTCGTCACGCGAAAGGCTTGTACTTCTCGCCCGAGACGGTGCGGACCGAATGGAAAGAGCGCGCCGCGGCGTGA